From Quercus lobata isolate SW786 chromosome 1, ValleyOak3.0 Primary Assembly, whole genome shotgun sequence, one genomic window encodes:
- the LOC115991614 gene encoding cinnamoyl-CoA reductase 1-like: MPFTTSNFQKTNLYQKSFLEFCHFKIILLNVEEILCRRCKICSFENASKNLRLFKADLLDYSSIRSAVEGCIGVFHVSSPAVPSTTVTNPEVELIETAVKGTLNVLKACVEAKVKRVVFVSSIATLLMNPSWPKGQVMDETSWSDKEYFRTTKVNYHKIQFYVKLVALFCTMCDYNTFL, translated from the exons ATGCCATTTACTACttccaattttcaaaaaacaaatttgtatcaaaaaagttttttagagttttgccatttcaaaataattttactgAATGTTGAGGAAATTCTGTGCAGGAGATGCAAAATATGCTCCTTTGAGAATGCATCCAAAAACCTGAGACTGTTCAAGGCAGACTTACTGGATTATAGCTCAATACGTTCAGCAGTTGAAGGTTGCATTGGAGTATTCCATGTTTCTAGTCCAGCAGTGCCTTCAACGACAGTAACAAACCCTGAG GTGGAATTGATTGAAACTGCTGTAAAGGGCACACTTAATGTACTGAAAGCATGTGTTGAAGCAAAAGTTAAGCGGGTTGTTTTTGTGTCCTCTATTGCTACTTTGCTGATGAATCCCAGCTGGCCCAAGGGTCAGGTGATGGATGAAACTTCTTGGTCTGACAAGGAATATTTTAGAACTACAAAGGTAAACTACcacaaaatacaattttatgtTAAGCTTGTTGCTTTATTTTGTACAATGTGTGATTACAATacatttttatga